A window of the Thalassoglobus sp. JC818 genome harbors these coding sequences:
- a CDS encoding DUF1549 domain-containing protein has product MLSLTGVVATASEPPATEEIAVQTEINPETLAFFESRVRPLLVKHCYECHSGEVSKGGLKLDSISNILSGGESGPAVTPHKADESLLVEAIRYESYEMPPAGQLSEKEVDILVKWVDLGAPWPGGDRTVRSVDSADKITDEDRQFWSFQPLRDPAVPQVEPTDWPRNDIDRFLLRKMSENGLAPSDEAGSLTLLRRLYFDLTGLPPTPEQVDAFLADTSPDAYEHLVDDLLDSPRYGEHWAQFWLDLVRYAESDGYRKDDYRPNAWRYRDYVIQAFNSDKPFDQFVREQIAGDEIAPNDPEAIAATGFLRCGIYEYNQRDVRTQWQDMLNDITDTVGDTFLGVGMGCARCHDHKFDPILQKDYFRLQAFFANIALDDEKILASPEEMARYEDQLSEWEASTESIRQQLDELKTPKLKELERKMVMMFPEEIQEIYNQPAETRSSLDNQLSHLVYLQVLDRYRTLPTTFKGEEKKKWDALQKELAEFDHLKPEPLPKGRSISEFGDQAPEVFIPSKERLGEIEPGFLTIFDPKSANIAELNLPEPTTGRRTTLANWLTKENHPLTTRVIVNRIWKQHFGAGIVNSPSDFGHLGETPTHPELLDWLATRFVENGWSLKWLHREIVCSAAYRQSSLTSNEGAEQIDPENRFLWKFNVRRLNAEQIRDAQLSVAGTLDLESGGPPAEPDSHRRTIFNKVIRNTRDPLLDLFDFPDRITSSPSRNITTSPSQSLLLINGEQTLGHAEDFAKRLVKSNDRGLESQIRDAYLTALQRPPTEQELNRTLRFLEESQETSTVVEEVVRAKTNTQVLEVKETPLASPVQTVDTEGLPRDQFTVSATLLLRSIYPDASVRTIASSWNSDSETSGWSLGVTSTKSSHQPRHLILQLVGKNSSGERTYEVVRSGIHLDLNRPYFVAVSVDLEDQTANGITFVVRNLITNEQTVTHADHRVVKSETNRLPFVVGGRVRQNRHRWDGWIDDLHLFQSALTEDEISNPEANTDAEQIVGKWNFNGGSKALFDSVHNRELCVESFSSAPPSQLVDFCHVLLNSNEFIYID; this is encoded by the coding sequence GTGTTGAGTCTCACCGGAGTTGTCGCGACAGCTTCGGAACCCCCTGCGACGGAAGAGATTGCGGTTCAGACGGAAATCAATCCCGAGACGCTGGCATTCTTCGAATCGCGCGTTCGACCATTGCTGGTCAAACACTGCTATGAGTGTCACAGTGGAGAAGTGAGTAAAGGCGGGCTAAAACTGGACTCAATCTCGAATATTCTCTCCGGCGGAGAAAGCGGTCCAGCTGTTACGCCTCACAAGGCGGACGAGAGTCTGCTGGTCGAAGCGATTCGATACGAATCTTACGAGATGCCCCCAGCAGGTCAGCTTTCCGAGAAGGAAGTCGACATCCTGGTGAAGTGGGTTGATTTGGGTGCTCCCTGGCCGGGTGGAGATCGCACAGTTCGTTCGGTCGATTCCGCAGACAAAATCACGGACGAAGACCGCCAGTTCTGGTCATTTCAACCGCTTCGCGATCCCGCCGTTCCGCAAGTCGAACCAACAGACTGGCCTCGAAATGACATCGACCGATTTCTTCTCCGCAAGATGAGTGAGAACGGTCTTGCTCCCAGCGACGAAGCCGGTTCGCTCACTCTCTTGAGACGACTCTATTTCGATTTGACCGGCTTACCACCAACTCCTGAGCAAGTCGATGCGTTTCTCGCCGACACCTCGCCCGACGCCTACGAACATCTTGTCGATGATCTGCTCGACAGCCCGCGATACGGCGAGCACTGGGCGCAGTTCTGGCTGGATCTTGTGCGATACGCAGAGTCAGACGGATATCGAAAGGACGACTACCGCCCGAATGCCTGGCGGTACCGAGACTATGTCATTCAAGCTTTCAATTCCGACAAACCGTTCGATCAGTTCGTGCGAGAACAGATCGCCGGCGACGAAATCGCTCCCAATGACCCCGAAGCCATCGCTGCCACGGGATTTCTGCGATGCGGAATCTATGAGTACAACCAGCGAGATGTTCGTACTCAGTGGCAGGACATGCTCAACGACATCACTGATACCGTTGGTGATACATTCCTCGGGGTCGGAATGGGATGCGCCCGGTGTCACGACCACAAGTTTGATCCCATCCTTCAGAAAGACTATTTCCGCCTTCAAGCGTTCTTCGCGAACATTGCACTCGACGACGAGAAGATCCTCGCTTCTCCGGAAGAAATGGCTCGCTACGAAGACCAACTGAGCGAATGGGAAGCTTCAACGGAAAGCATTCGTCAACAGCTTGATGAACTTAAGACACCCAAACTCAAAGAGCTCGAACGTAAAATGGTGATGATGTTCCCTGAAGAGATTCAGGAGATCTACAATCAACCCGCTGAAACGCGCAGCTCACTCGACAATCAACTGAGCCACCTTGTCTACCTGCAAGTTCTTGATCGCTACAGAACACTTCCCACAACTTTCAAAGGGGAAGAAAAGAAGAAATGGGACGCTCTCCAGAAAGAGCTCGCTGAGTTCGATCACCTCAAACCGGAACCTCTTCCCAAAGGACGATCTATCTCCGAGTTCGGGGACCAAGCGCCCGAGGTTTTTATTCCCAGCAAAGAGCGACTGGGAGAAATCGAACCCGGGTTTCTGACGATCTTTGACCCAAAGTCAGCCAACATCGCAGAACTGAATCTCCCCGAACCGACAACTGGACGCAGAACAACTCTCGCGAACTGGCTCACGAAGGAAAATCATCCGCTCACAACTCGAGTCATCGTCAACCGGATTTGGAAGCAGCACTTCGGTGCTGGCATCGTCAACAGCCCCAGCGACTTCGGTCACCTTGGAGAAACTCCGACTCATCCGGAACTGCTCGACTGGCTGGCCACTCGATTCGTTGAAAACGGCTGGAGCCTCAAATGGTTGCACCGAGAAATTGTCTGCTCCGCAGCCTATCGCCAGTCATCACTCACTTCGAACGAAGGCGCCGAACAAATTGACCCGGAAAACCGCTTCCTGTGGAAGTTCAACGTTCGCCGGCTGAACGCAGAACAAATCCGCGATGCACAACTCTCTGTCGCGGGTACTCTCGATCTTGAATCCGGAGGCCCGCCTGCGGAGCCGGACTCTCATCGCCGCACGATCTTCAACAAGGTAATCCGCAACACCAGAGACCCCCTGCTCGATCTGTTCGACTTCCCTGATCGGATCACCAGCAGCCCCTCCAGAAACATCACAACGTCCCCCTCTCAGTCGTTATTACTGATCAATGGGGAGCAGACCTTGGGACATGCAGAGGACTTCGCCAAACGACTTGTGAAATCGAACGATCGCGGCCTCGAATCACAAATCCGCGATGCATATCTCACCGCTTTGCAACGTCCACCCACAGAACAGGAATTAAATCGAACGCTTCGTTTCCTCGAAGAATCTCAGGAGACCAGCACCGTCGTTGAGGAAGTCGTTCGAGCGAAAACCAATACGCAGGTGCTCGAAGTCAAAGAAACTCCCTTGGCGTCTCCGGTCCAGACCGTCGATACTGAAGGACTTCCCCGGGATCAATTCACAGTCTCGGCCACTCTCCTACTGCGGTCGATCTATCCGGATGCTTCAGTCAGAACAATCGCCTCCAGCTGGAACTCTGATTCTGAAACATCTGGCTGGTCGCTGGGAGTGACTTCGACCAAGTCTTCTCATCAACCAAGGCATCTCATTCTGCAACTGGTCGGGAAGAACTCTTCCGGAGAGCGAACCTACGAAGTTGTCCGGTCCGGAATTCACCTGGACTTGAATCGACCTTACTTCGTCGCTGTCTCAGTCGACCTCGAGGACCAGACCGCCAACGGCATCACGTTTGTCGTTCGGAACCTCATCACCAATGAGCAAACGGTGACACATGCTGACCATCGAGTCGTCAAATCAGAAACGAACCGCCTCCCGTTTGTTGTGGGAGGACGTGTTCGACAGAATCGCCATCGCTGGGATGGCTGGATCGACGATCTGCATCTGTTCCAGTCAGCTCTCACCGAAGACGAGATTTCTAACCCCGAAGCCAACACCGATGCGGAACAGATCGTCGGTAAATGGAACTTCAACGGAGGTAGCAAAGCACTCTTCGACAGCGTTCACAACCGCGAACTGTGTGTGGAAAGTTTCTCGAGTGCTCCGCCGTCTCAACTCGTTGACTTCTGTCACGTCCTCTTGAATTCGAACGAATTCATCTACATCGACTAG
- a CDS encoding tetratricopeptide repeat protein, whose protein sequence is MQITPTRRLFVAAQSLVLLLFSPVLGQEIDTVYLKGEAKPVAGEITAVDKTSVTVNQKVARKDVPVPANTISYIAWSGEPPTLNLARSNERAGNLSEAVAGYQEALSAIGSDNPDIKRDVEFFLARTTSKLAQADPEQLQAAIQQLRQFAEQNRNFYRYYDTQILLAETALLANDVSSAEAAYTVLEQSPWLDYQMAAKIGRAKTLLARNDIAAAKQVYDEVASSNPSSPAEKAKQLEAMLGQAECLQRQSAYDQAADILQTVIDQTSAEESRVLAEAYLRLGDGYAAQGQKVKEAILAYLHVDVVPSLASHADLHAEALYRLAQLWPVVSQPARGADASAKLEADYPNSPWVEKLGSGG, encoded by the coding sequence ATGCAGATCACTCCGACTCGTCGTCTTTTCGTAGCAGCACAGTCTCTTGTGTTGTTGCTCTTCAGTCCCGTGCTCGGGCAGGAAATTGACACTGTCTACCTGAAGGGCGAAGCGAAGCCTGTTGCAGGAGAAATCACGGCTGTCGACAAGACGTCTGTGACCGTCAATCAAAAAGTCGCGAGGAAAGATGTGCCGGTCCCGGCGAATACAATTTCGTACATTGCCTGGAGTGGCGAGCCGCCGACGCTCAATTTGGCTCGCAGTAATGAACGTGCTGGAAACCTCTCAGAAGCTGTGGCAGGTTATCAGGAAGCATTGTCGGCGATTGGTTCTGATAACCCCGATATTAAGAGAGACGTGGAGTTCTTCCTGGCTCGGACGACTTCCAAACTCGCACAGGCAGATCCGGAACAACTCCAGGCAGCGATTCAACAACTGCGACAGTTTGCCGAGCAGAATCGAAACTTCTATCGCTACTACGACACTCAAATTCTCCTCGCGGAGACTGCACTTCTCGCGAATGATGTTTCCTCAGCTGAGGCAGCTTACACGGTTCTCGAACAGTCTCCCTGGCTCGATTACCAGATGGCAGCAAAGATTGGACGGGCGAAGACATTGCTGGCCCGAAACGACATTGCAGCTGCCAAGCAGGTGTATGACGAAGTCGCTTCGAGCAATCCATCTTCTCCGGCTGAAAAGGCGAAACAACTGGAAGCGATGTTAGGTCAGGCGGAATGTCTTCAGCGCCAGTCTGCTTACGATCAAGCTGCCGACATTCTTCAAACGGTCATCGATCAAACTTCAGCAGAGGAAAGCCGCGTTCTCGCCGAAGCATATCTGAGGCTCGGCGACGGATACGCTGCCCAAGGTCAGAAAGTGAAGGAAGCAATTCTTGCTTACCTGCATGTGGATGTCGTCCCATCTCTGGCTTCTCATGCAGACTTGCACGCGGAAGCCCTCTATCGTCTCGCTCAGCTCTGGCCTGTAGTCAGTCAGCCCGCGCGGGGAGCGGATGCTTCTGCAAAACTCGAAGCCGATTATCCCAACAGCCCATGGGTTGAGAAGCTGGGAAGCGGTGGCTGA
- a CDS encoding MotA/TolQ/ExbB proton channel family protein: MLSRLSGQRRIWQATSLMMVIMAMLIASVPNAGWAFQDDGATESAPAATENAADDSATEAEAPATAARETMLSWMIRSSGYFGAVLLLISFIMVAVIMMNLLQVRRDNLLPEEFVIAFEEKLTAKDYQGAYEIARSDESLIARVLAAGLGRLNRGYEEAIEGMQEVGEEESMMMEHRLSYLALIGSIAPMIGLMGTVWGMIQSFREISTAATAPKPKDLADGISTALFTTLEGLVVAIPAIIAYGLLRNRVSRLLLEVGRVSEGLMARFSAVGKAGTEKA, from the coding sequence ATGCTTTCTCGTCTCAGTGGACAACGCCGTATCTGGCAGGCAACCTCTCTGATGATGGTCATCATGGCCATGCTGATCGCTTCGGTTCCGAATGCAGGTTGGGCATTCCAGGACGATGGAGCCACCGAATCTGCTCCAGCGGCAACCGAGAACGCTGCCGATGATTCAGCGACCGAAGCCGAAGCACCAGCAACGGCTGCACGAGAGACCATGCTCAGTTGGATGATTCGCTCATCCGGGTATTTCGGAGCTGTGTTGCTTCTCATTTCATTCATCATGGTGGCTGTCATCATGATGAATCTTCTTCAGGTGCGAAGAGATAATCTTCTGCCGGAAGAATTCGTGATTGCTTTCGAAGAGAAGCTGACCGCGAAAGACTATCAGGGGGCCTATGAAATCGCCCGCAGCGACGAATCACTGATCGCTCGAGTTCTCGCAGCAGGTCTCGGACGATTGAATCGAGGCTACGAAGAAGCTATCGAAGGAATGCAGGAAGTTGGCGAAGAAGAGAGCATGATGATGGAACATCGCCTCAGCTATCTGGCACTGATCGGTTCGATCGCTCCGATGATCGGATTGATGGGAACGGTTTGGGGTATGATCCAGTCGTTCCGTGAAATCTCGACCGCTGCCACAGCACCGAAACCAAAAGACCTCGCAGACGGAATCTCCACCGCGTTGTTTACGACTCTCGAAGGACTCGTTGTCGCGATTCCTGCGATCATCGCTTACGGTCTGCTTCGCAACCGCGTCAGCCGACTTCTCTTGGAAGTTGGTCGAGTGAGCGAAGGACTCATGGCTCGCTTTTCAGCAGTTGGAAAAGCTGGCACTGAAAAGGCCTGA
- a CDS encoding biopolymer transporter ExbD, which translates to MKIKHAKPTIVEADMTPMIDMTFQLIAFFMIVTNFEQTQADERVKLPADKLARPPKVARENDIVLNVGFDRNELGQKISEEPGIFYGDQPIPIRDYFPRLKDEYTLAAKQFGEAEARDRTIVIRADGDVPTGLIQELIKLGQEAGFEKFALKAKSDDEAG; encoded by the coding sequence ATGAAGATCAAACACGCCAAGCCCACGATCGTCGAAGCGGATATGACTCCGATGATCGACATGACGTTTCAACTGATCGCGTTCTTCATGATCGTGACGAATTTCGAGCAGACTCAAGCAGACGAGCGAGTCAAGTTGCCTGCCGACAAGCTCGCACGTCCTCCGAAAGTTGCCCGCGAAAACGATATCGTTTTGAATGTCGGATTCGATCGAAACGAGCTTGGCCAGAAGATCAGCGAGGAACCGGGAATCTTTTATGGAGATCAGCCGATTCCGATTCGCGACTACTTCCCGCGACTGAAAGATGAATACACCCTCGCTGCCAAGCAATTCGGCGAGGCTGAAGCCCGGGACCGGACCATCGTCATTCGTGCCGATGGAGATGTCCCCACAGGCTTGATACAGGAACTGATCAAGCTGGGACAGGAGGCAGGCTTCGAGAAGTTCGCCTTGAAAGCCAAGTCTGACGACGAAGCAGGATAG
- a CDS encoding biopolymer transporter ExbD, whose amino-acid sequence MKFRKRETDTKVDIQMSAMIDIVFQLLIFFLLTLKIIPPEGDFNINMPIGAVANANDDIPPMDLKVKLEANPDGTLKQLYFGSRALGNDFPFCFERLNQDIAAIAGGQQGYSDDLEVELDPDYGLHYRYIVKAISACRGRIQGDQQVTYIEKIKFAPVDRPE is encoded by the coding sequence ATGAAATTTCGCAAACGAGAAACCGATACCAAAGTCGACATTCAAATGTCGGCCATGATCGACATCGTCTTTCAGCTGCTGATTTTCTTCCTGCTCACACTGAAGATCATTCCGCCAGAAGGGGATTTCAACATCAACATGCCGATCGGTGCTGTCGCCAATGCGAATGACGACATTCCACCGATGGATCTCAAGGTGAAACTTGAAGCGAATCCAGATGGCACCCTGAAACAGCTTTACTTCGGAAGTCGTGCTCTAGGAAATGACTTCCCATTCTGTTTCGAACGGTTGAATCAAGACATCGCTGCGATCGCTGGAGGTCAGCAAGGCTACAGCGATGACCTCGAAGTTGAACTCGATCCAGACTACGGTCTTCACTATCGCTACATTGTGAAAGCCATCTCCGCATGCCGCGGCCGCATTCAGGGAGACCAGCAGGTCACCTATATCGAGAAGATCAAATTCGCTCCGGTCGATCGACCGGAATAG
- the mnmA gene encoding tRNA 2-thiouridine(34) synthase MnmA: protein MSRVVLAMSGGVDSSASAWLLQEQGYEVVGLFMRSGVSEDACETGIGGLPIVDAKSHKQGCCSASDAADARRVADALDIPFHALNFSDAFGQIKDYFADEYLAGRTPNPCVMCNVWLKFGKLWDFAIHVGADHIATGHYAQLAPAEGEDRPGLYRGLDASKDQSYVLFGIERDLLDRILFPVGGYQKTELRRLAEHAGIRTANKPDSQEICFIPDNDYARFLYDYRGPQETAGELVDTSGAVLGEHGGYEKFTIGQRRGLGIAFGEPRFVVRIEPETRRVVIGTKDELGRTSVEADRLNWLKEDLEFPLHATAQIRYQHTPGECVVYREEDDLIRVEFEQPQFGVAPGQALVIYQDDRVLGGGWIR, encoded by the coding sequence ATGTCGCGCGTCGTTTTGGCAATGAGTGGTGGAGTTGACAGCTCAGCCTCAGCCTGGCTTCTTCAAGAGCAAGGTTACGAGGTTGTGGGACTCTTCATGCGCTCCGGTGTCTCTGAAGATGCCTGCGAGACCGGAATCGGTGGGCTTCCGATTGTCGACGCGAAATCACACAAACAAGGCTGTTGCAGTGCTTCCGATGCAGCGGATGCAAGACGAGTGGCTGACGCCCTCGACATTCCGTTTCACGCATTGAACTTCAGCGATGCATTCGGACAAATCAAGGACTATTTCGCTGACGAGTATCTCGCTGGGAGAACTCCGAATCCCTGCGTGATGTGCAACGTCTGGCTGAAATTCGGCAAGCTCTGGGACTTCGCAATACATGTCGGTGCGGACCACATTGCGACGGGCCACTATGCTCAACTCGCACCTGCAGAAGGAGAAGACCGACCCGGATTGTATCGCGGCCTCGATGCGAGTAAGGACCAGTCGTACGTTCTGTTCGGTATCGAACGTGACCTTCTCGATCGAATCCTGTTTCCCGTCGGGGGATATCAGAAAACAGAGCTTCGTCGGCTCGCTGAGCATGCCGGAATTCGAACCGCGAACAAACCTGACAGCCAGGAAATCTGCTTTATCCCGGACAACGACTACGCGCGATTTCTCTACGACTACCGTGGTCCACAAGAGACTGCTGGAGAACTCGTCGATACGTCCGGAGCTGTGCTCGGAGAGCATGGCGGATACGAAAAGTTCACGATTGGTCAGCGGCGAGGTCTCGGAATCGCATTCGGCGAGCCACGTTTTGTCGTTCGCATTGAACCGGAAACGCGTCGAGTCGTCATCGGAACAAAAGACGAACTCGGCAGGACTTCGGTTGAAGCTGATCGACTGAACTGGCTGAAAGAGGACCTGGAGTTTCCACTTCATGCCACAGCACAGATCAGATATCAGCACACTCCCGGTGAGTGCGTGGTCTATCGTGAAGAAGACGACCTGATTCGAGTCGAATTTGAACAGCCGCAATTCGGAGTCGCGCCCGGACAGGCACTTGTCATTTACCAGGATGATCGAGTTCTCGGTGGCGGCTGGATTCGATAG
- a CDS encoding PQQ-binding-like beta-propeller repeat protein: MSWAPGRRRGTLVSQLIGSTLLVLILVQETFSQPVPIVPLQTPQRPAEARLPGSEVLGAPVRFPIVTETDSQLERAFESIKSLLQNDQLDTAQQQLQLLEDDSAGRLVSLDNRRRVEFQLMVDLLFPEMETSTRKDSRSNSSGEVFSSLWRDLLTKSITPAEVFESADRSWKEGEFEEARQVWLTLLYFQNSSGPAAASRSIGEIEKAELLKRLIIADGVTGRLLTARERLNRWRGTLLDVKGAVAGDTGNVGELLGRWLDHQSSLGPQGFVAEHDSLPFQRGRFDFAEEKWSISVEFLAELSRIPRPVIWNDVLLVSDQGGLRGLALASGEAAWPVDREDAGFLIDTPPLMENREVIPFAQESGSLVNDLWIGRTGVARFVVNRVRDEFQRSRLFATDLQREGQIRWTVAANDLRSHPNDEAQWIFSGPPRVEKGLVVIPMRSAEPDYGLRVVAFDHSSGELVWDERIGSTLGETSTPDRVFFDEIHIQDRLIFWNIDQDAVACLDLSTGQLLWITALPSQSWTQVDAELFESPPIDGAVWGSDQSLFARAKEGITRLDPYTGDFIWHAWRPLGSEQFIGVHEGGLLVSGSGLASLDVDTGNVRWEYELAASPMSRKVVLDGGSVIVPTGDEVWTIDAYSGQILQRDFMQLLTDKDIESVVLRNELMIAVGREKLSTFEVVRFAESPLHLRE; encoded by the coding sequence ATGAGCTGGGCACCGGGACGGCGACGCGGAACTCTGGTTTCACAGCTAATCGGATCGACACTTCTGGTTCTGATCCTCGTTCAGGAAACGTTCAGTCAACCGGTCCCGATTGTCCCATTGCAGACGCCTCAACGACCTGCCGAAGCTCGGTTGCCGGGTTCAGAAGTTCTGGGTGCTCCGGTTCGTTTTCCGATTGTGACGGAGACCGATTCTCAGCTGGAACGAGCGTTCGAGTCGATCAAATCGCTGTTGCAGAACGATCAACTCGACACAGCCCAACAGCAATTACAACTACTCGAAGACGATTCCGCAGGTCGCCTGGTATCGCTCGACAACCGGCGGCGAGTGGAATTCCAGTTGATGGTCGATCTGCTCTTCCCCGAAATGGAAACAAGCACGCGGAAGGACTCTCGATCCAATTCATCCGGGGAAGTGTTCTCCTCGCTTTGGAGAGACTTGCTGACGAAGTCAATAACGCCCGCTGAAGTTTTTGAATCAGCGGACCGTTCCTGGAAGGAAGGCGAATTCGAAGAAGCAAGACAGGTCTGGTTGACGCTGCTTTACTTTCAGAATTCCTCGGGACCGGCTGCTGCAAGTCGCTCAATTGGCGAGATTGAGAAAGCCGAACTTCTCAAACGATTGATCATCGCCGATGGAGTGACCGGTCGATTGCTCACAGCCCGTGAGCGACTCAATCGCTGGCGTGGAACGCTCTTAGATGTCAAAGGAGCCGTGGCTGGCGACACTGGAAACGTGGGGGAACTTCTGGGGCGATGGTTGGACCATCAGTCGTCTCTCGGACCTCAAGGCTTTGTTGCAGAACATGACTCACTTCCCTTTCAAAGAGGTCGATTCGACTTTGCCGAAGAGAAGTGGTCGATTTCGGTGGAGTTTTTAGCTGAATTATCACGCATCCCTCGACCGGTGATCTGGAACGATGTTTTGCTGGTTTCTGATCAGGGTGGGTTACGCGGGCTGGCTCTCGCTTCCGGTGAGGCTGCCTGGCCGGTCGATCGCGAAGATGCGGGGTTTCTAATCGACACTCCTCCGTTGATGGAGAACAGAGAAGTGATTCCGTTCGCTCAGGAATCGGGAAGCCTGGTCAACGACCTTTGGATTGGTCGGACGGGTGTGGCTCGGTTTGTGGTGAACCGAGTGCGAGATGAATTTCAACGTTCGCGACTGTTTGCCACCGATCTGCAGCGAGAAGGTCAAATCCGATGGACTGTAGCTGCGAATGATCTACGCTCCCATCCGAACGACGAAGCCCAATGGATCTTTTCCGGTCCGCCGCGTGTGGAGAAAGGGCTCGTTGTCATTCCGATGCGAAGTGCCGAGCCAGATTATGGTTTGCGAGTTGTGGCGTTCGATCATTCCTCCGGTGAACTTGTGTGGGATGAGCGGATTGGATCGACACTCGGAGAGACGTCAACGCCGGACCGAGTCTTCTTTGACGAGATTCACATTCAAGATCGACTGATCTTCTGGAACATCGATCAGGACGCAGTTGCCTGTCTCGACCTGTCGACGGGGCAGTTATTGTGGATCACTGCTCTCCCATCTCAAAGCTGGACTCAGGTCGACGCAGAACTCTTTGAGTCTCCGCCGATCGACGGAGCAGTCTGGGGAAGCGATCAATCTCTGTTCGCACGTGCGAAAGAGGGAATCACGCGACTTGACCCGTACACCGGAGATTTCATCTGGCATGCCTGGAGGCCGTTGGGTTCCGAGCAATTCATCGGAGTTCACGAAGGTGGGCTACTGGTCAGCGGTTCCGGGCTTGCGAGTTTGGATGTCGATACCGGAAACGTTCGATGGGAATACGAGCTTGCAGCTTCACCGATGTCGAGGAAAGTCGTTCTCGACGGAGGTTCTGTCATCGTCCCGACTGGCGATGAAGTCTGGACAATTGATGCTTACTCGGGACAGATTCTTCAGCGCGACTTCATGCAGTTGCTGACCGACAAGGATATCGAGTCCGTTGTCTTGCGAAATGAGTTGATGATCGCGGTCGGACGCGAGAAACTATCGACGTTTGAAGTCGTTCGTTTCGCTGAGTCGCCTCTGCACCTTCGTGAATAG